TGGCCCGTGGCTGGCGTGCAGGGGAAGGGAGGCCCaaggctcccccctcccccgactTGGCGTGGCTGGCACTCTCACCGAAGTCACTCGTGCACAAGGCCAGCAGGAACTCCGCATCACTGCAAGGCCTGCAGGCACCTGGGATGCAGGGCAGATGGTGAGTGTAGGCCCCGCCCTCTCCTGGACCACCCAAGGCCTCCTTCCACCAGCCAGAGGGAGAGGGCAAGTGATGAGACACTCCCTCAGGGCCATTAGGCAGTTAGAACCCCAGGAACCACTTATGCACAAACCCTGAAGACTCCCTGCATTTGGGGTGATGCACGTGAGCTTGTGTGTGCACCCCACACATTTGCAGGAGACAGGAGCTTGAGGGTTGTGCCCAGTACAAGAGGACCCACCCACCTGAAGCTCAGTGTCCCTGTGCATGCTCTGGCACACTGATGGGGTAACCCTGTGGCTCCCCAGAGCTGCCTCCAGGACCAgcctggggtgggcagcaggagggTAAAGAGGGCTCTGAAGTCTCCGCCCTGGagccaggaggcagagcagagagaccCCTCATCTCCTATGGGGTCAGTTTTGTAAGCTCTAGGAGAGCAAAGAGTTGGGCCTGCTGCTTTGCCGGGAGGAAGAGCTGTCTCCAAGGTGACAGGCTCACACTGGACTTTTGTTATgtttgggctgggggaggggagggaggtcgCCCCAGAGGCGGGGCCAGGGAGTCCTGGACAGCGTTGGCCTGAGGTTTTGATCCCCTTCCCCATCCGCAGCCCCTTAAGGACCAGGGCCCGGGGTTGCCCAGTctggcctccccttcctcccattcTGCCCCCTGCTGGCTCTTTCCCTAAAATGAGTCACGGGcgactgccctccctccctctgacctGTCCTGGCACTGCTGCTACCACTCAGTGTGGCCTCTGAGAAGCGCTGGTTTCTCCCCGTGTGGTGGGGACAGCAGGCATTTCCCACCCGCCCAGGTAGGGCGCGAGTTCAATGATTCCTACTCCTCCGCATGCAGACCGTCACTCACCATCCTCATCCAGACCGTGGGCCTGCGGAGGCAGCTCCGGACTCCCATCCTCTCGCAACTCGAAGCGGAAGGAGGCCACAGGGCGGCTGATGTCACGGTGCAGGGTGGCCTTCAGGAAGAGGGCCCGGCGCTCGCGGGGACCCCAGTGCGCGAATCGACCCccagctgggcccaggccctCAGCCAGCAGCAGCTCCAGGACGCCGCCTGCCCTCTCAGCGAAGACCTGGACGCCAGCAAAGGGCCGCACCGGCCGCAAGCAGGCGATGGCGGAGCCGCGCGCTACAGTCAGAACTGCTCAGGGTCAAGCGCAGCGCACCAACAGGGTATAGCCACTCGATCCCGCCCTCTGCACAGGCCAGGGCCAGCCGCCCCACGCTGCTGGGCTCCTGGGTGAGACCGCTGGGGACAGTCGCGCGGGGTGAGGTGGGCATCCCGTGTCTCCTCCCCTGCAGccgctccctgcagcccctccccgcaGCCACACAGCTGCGTCCACTCTGTGGCAAAAGAAATCAGACCTACTGTCCTCTGCACTCCAGTGTGAGGGCAGGGATTCACTGCCAGGGCGGagcgctcccccacccccaaccctaaGGGCAGGCTATACCATCCCGCGGGCTCCTCCTAGAGGTGAATGCAGCGCCAGTGGCTGACCGCGGGGTCTTACCTGCCTCTCCAGCTGCAGCGATCCCCCGAGAAGCCGGCGCGGGCGGCCGCGGCCAAGTAGCAGCATCAGAACCCACAAAGCAACACAGGCGGCGGCATGACTCAGAGACTTTTGGCGCCGGGAGCAGCGGGTCAGCTGCCCCAGGCGCCATGCAGCCCACTGCCCGAGCCACTTGGTTGCGCAGCCCTGCGGGGCCCACGAGCTGCTTGAAGCAGGTTGACCAATCGTGGCGCGACCCTGGAACTTTCTGCCAATGGGAGCGGTGCTGGTGGGGCCGGGGTGACAATCCGGCGACCCAGGAGGTGTCGGGGAAAGGGCTCCTAGCTCTGAGTCgtcccctacccccccccccccccgggcaccCCCGCTTCAGCCCTGTGCACGCCATCCCGGTTGGCCTGCTGTTCTCCTCCGCTAGGGTGGGAGTGAGTATGGTTCCCAAGGGAACCTGGGGGCCAGGAGTCCGGTGGGGAAAAGGCTCCTCATGGGTAGCCCTTTTCAAGATTGTGACCTGGGCTCATCCCGCCCCAACCTGCGCCCAACCAACCCTAGGAGGCCACAGATACCCAAAGGAAAAGCGGCCAGTTGCTGGGGCTGCCGGCACCTGTTTCAGGAGCCGAGGGGCAGTCCTAAGACGCAGAATCAGGCCCCAGGAGGTCCTGAAATGGAGCCAACTCTTCAAAATGAATAGAGAGaagtgtgtgttgggggaaggggggcTGTGCTCAGAGAGTTCCCACAGCCAGGATTCCccctgaggggaggggctgggtagTGGCTGGCCAGTGGGGACTGGAGAAATTCCAGGCCTGTGCAAAAGGTCTGAGGAGGGCCAAGGGACCAGGGCCCTCAGCAGCCCAGGAAACTCCCAGGGTCAGCTCACACAGGCCTTAGACACAAAGCCAGAAGTCCAACTTCACGCCCAGTCACTTGGGGTCATTGAGAGCCAGCATAGACTCTCTGTCATCTGTGAGTATGAGCCCGCTGCCCCACTGTCCCCAAACCCCAGCCCCCCTGCTACCCCTGGGCCCGAGGGCATGGCTGACAGATGAGAGCAAAGGGCCcaaggggaagggggagatggGAGCAGCTGCCCGGCTGAACCACCCAGTGCACTCTCCCCTGGtcccagggcccccctccccccctccctccccctcccccgggccaAACAGGGTCGAGACACCTACAAGGCCcagctgaggcaggagatagtcaggaaggaaactccagaggccccgcagggctgaaGTGGAAAACAtccatacatgacaaagaccccctaagaccggttgttcctgttttctgggataactcggAATCATGGAATGCtcctgcgcgctacccctgattcattataataacattataataaattaacattgtgggactcccttctccagtagccaatcaagaaagtcatgggaaaccacacatgcgcagtagctttgaaatccaactccttgtacctgcgcaggaaaagcccgccaaagactagcaagggggcttctgccctataagaatagaatcccccagcccacgtgttccttctctgctcagagttggcccactctcatgtcctgtggagtgtactatcacttaataaatcttccctctttctttatgctataaactctgtgtgctcggttcaattctttgtcctcaatcactaagaacctggttacctgtgcacacctgtgacagttttggCAAGCCAGCCTAGGAGAAGACGCCGGAGTGGTAAGTcccttttgctgctctgacacccagGATGCCCTTTTCCGTTGCCACCTATTCTGTTTCGGGGAGTCTGATGTTCCGTGATGGAAGGTCGGCCGCCAAATTGCGGGCACAGGtcgggcagttaaaagccacaagggcgccCGCCACTTGAAGACTCCTGTAACAGGATAACTTGGATGCGGAACGGGGTTAGCTTTAGTCCccgccaggtacaagaaaatgtccgcacaacggtcaggcacactgtggaaagcacaaaacactgccccaccccgcggccactcccccaataggcatagtcggaccttccatgcgggatatcagtcaccacctcacctgcactatgacttccttttgcagcctcttcatcaggcccacagatagtgttttatacttttcctccccaactgacttctggtctttatatCTTCACTCATACCCCTGCCTTTTTTGTATGAAGGgttcctgctgtctttgtactaagatatctaccttggggtcattgaTAGGCTAGTgctaagtacagttgcaggaatgagccactcccatctttgccacgtgTATACTATCATTGTAAACAGCAACATTGCTCAGAACTGCACAACGGGTGCCTGCTGGTCACTGGTTACTAGAATGGCCATGTGgagccactcttacctaattaattgaatttggaaTTCTAAGATGGTTTATTTGTTCCCATAaaggtattttaatttcccctctcatTTCATTGTCCCTCTGTGAGATCCACCTCCAGTATGAAGGGTGGTGGTATAAacatctcttgaggtcccttctgggAAATTTCAGATgcaggtacaatttcttaaagctctggaaaattagataaaatacttgagggtcttctttgtgatctggaaaagtcattttttttaagattttatttatttatttttagagaggggagggagagagagaaacatcaatgtgcagttgctgagggccgtggcctgcaacccaggcatgtgccctgactgggaatcaaacctgcgatgctttggttcacagcccgtgctcaatccactgagctacgccagccagggaaaagagtcattttataataagatcatcttggtgctcctcttaatggtttacagggccagaaactatttttctagtaagacacttcctttgccccagatctgAAAGTgtacaggaaaatgagggtcccggtagatgaagaatacagaaatggaaatgtacttAGGCCATCAGGGTAGAGTCTGAGATTGTCaggattataggcaattgctcaagaatgctGGACTGGTTCCATCCTAATAGTTCTTTGCAGCCTGGACACTCAGTATAGGCAAATGGTGTCCAGGGAACTCAAAACCTCTGaatcacagagaaagaaacagaagtagaCTGTGGTGgttctctcaagtcttttagatttctgtcggccgacactcactaggatttctttcaCCAGAGATGTCTGGTAGTTTGGTGGGATCCCAGGGTacgcccatggcccactaggaaaCCTCCTGAGGCAAGCAAAGAGGGATGCCTTTAGTCTGCAAAGGAgtgtctttgtgtttcttttccttctctttaggaTCGCCGCAGTCGAGATGGGAACtacatcttccatcccttccaaatcaccattgggttgcattcttagcaactgggataaatttgacccaaaacatttgaaaaagaagagattagttttcttttgtaacactgtttggccccaatataaattaggggatggagagatatggcctgagaatgggagcagaaattataatactatcctacagctagatctattctgccggagggaaggcaaatggtctgaagttccttacgtgcaggcatttatggctctgtaccgagatccctcgttttgctccagccccaccctgacaaaacctacaggcccaagtgttgatcaattagaagatacccTCCTTAGCTTCCCACCTGTCTTTCAAGGGAGATTAAGAGAACCCCAGAGTTCCGGAGTCTCTGCCCTTACCTTAGAGGGAGCGACCTCTCCACCACCTTATGCTATGGGcaacctaaagccaccagctgaggaaaaacccagccctgcaggacatactagaagtggcacttcttatctccctaccactcctgcactcctacccttgAGGAAGGTAGCAGGCCTTGAAGGTGCTATAAGGGTACGAGTGCCCTTTtctataactgatttacaacaatgtaaagacaggctagggagtttttcagaggacccttcacgtttcactagtaatttccagactcttactctagcatttagtatgtcATGGAGGaatttgtacataattctgaccacctgctgttccccagacgagaaacagcggatctgggaggaggcccgtaaatatgcagatcagctgcatacccagaacccCGGCACTAACCAGCCTGCTGCCCAAGCTGTCCCAGACCAAGAACCTGACTGGGGATACAATACTCAGGCAGGGATCTGgagtagggatgcaatgataggttgcttactggcaggaatgagaaactgcatcaagaaacctgtaaattatgaaaaggttagggaaatcACCCAGGGCAAAGAAGAGAACCCGgctctcttcagaaacagactagtagaagccttccaaaaatatacaaacttggacccttcatccccagagggtcgaatcttgataggacagcattttataagtcaatctgcccctgatattcgcaggaagcttcagaaattacaaatgggcccaCAGACCCCCCTAGATCAGCTCATGGATACggccttttcagtctttaacaatagggatttggaggaaagaaaacagggaaagaaggaaagggagaagcaagcagagctccttgcactagcctttagtagtgccattggcagaaaccagccccatcaggggagctcggggaggcctcaaaagaaacaggggcaaaaggatcagacctgttataagtgcaagcgccctggacactggtcaaagaactgcactcagccacctccgggaccctgtcctctatgcaagaacttcagttctgatccctggcactggaaggtagactgcccccattcccatagtggaaaggggtcatctcccaaggccatggctactctTGAGGACTGAAGGTGTCCAGGGAATAGTTCggccccagggaatactcatattcccatctctaccgaGGAGCCCCAAGTAACTctagatgtggcaggtaagaaaatcaactttcttgttgatacaggggccacttactctgtccttaactcttactctggCCTCTTTCCTCCATATCAGCTAAGGTAATGGTCGAAAGAAATCTTaaggcatatttctatacattccctatcacttgccaattttagagtcaaatattcaaacacccctttttaattgttcctcagtgccctattcctctgttaggTTGGGACCTTTTAGCTCAAATAGGAACCATCTTATTGTTCCCTGAAGTGCCACTTGAGTTAAGTAAGGTGATGATAATCAGTAGTGTTCAAAACCAGGAGgaaatcccaagttcagttctggatgcagtaaacccactagtttgggagtcagggaTTCCTGGGagagcaaagactgcattactagttaaaacccaggtcagattaccctcacaggaagcagtatcctattaaacaagaGGCTTTGGAGGGGTTAcagcccatcataactaaatttatacaacatgggctcatagtcccttgtcagtctccttgcaaCACGCCCATCTTACCAGTGATAAAACCTATAGGAGAATACAGGCTAGTTCAGGACCTAGGGTTAGtcaatgaagcagtagtccctttacatccaatagtagctaacccttacaccttgctctcgcagataccagatgatgctcAGTGGTATTCAGTGTTAGATCtgaaagatgccttcttctgcatccctttgcatcctgactctcagtatttgtttgcttttgagtggactgatccaaagacgatgatacatcagcaatatacttggactgtattgccacaagggtttagggacagtccccatctctttgctagggtattagaaaaggatcttagagatttacagctacaaggaggggccattttacaatatgtagatgac
This sequence is a window from Phyllostomus discolor isolate MPI-MPIP mPhyDis1 chromosome 3, mPhyDis1.pri.v3, whole genome shotgun sequence. Protein-coding genes within it:
- the METRN gene encoding LOW QUALITY PROTEIN: meteorin (The sequence of the model RefSeq protein was modified relative to this genomic sequence to represent the inferred CDS: deleted 1 base in 1 codon; substituted 2 bases at 2 genomic stop codons); this translates as MPPPVLLCGFXCCYLAAAARAGFSGDRCSWRGSGLTQEPSSVGRLALACAEGGIEWLYPVGALRLTLSSSDCSARLRIACLRPVRPFAGVQVFAERAGGVLELLLAEGLGPAGGRFAHWGPRERRALFLKATLHRDISRPVASFRFELREDGSPELPPQAHGLDEDGACRPCSDAEFLLALCTSDFVIHGTIHGVAHDTELQETVITMAAACVLNQTLPLFQVKGPGGLVQASLXTPLRCGVCPGPGTFLFMGWSHSGEAWLGCAPRIQEFSRACAAAHANHLYPCEVALD